TTCTCACCCTTTGGATTTGTTTCTACCTTAATGAGTCTTAAGTATTCATCATAGGTATGGTATTTGTCTAAATTGTTAGTTAGGCGTTCGCGATTCTTTCTTTGGTATAGTAGATAGTATTTGCGGAGAACATTTAGTTCCATCTCCACGTTGATAGGTGGAATGTTGACCTTTCTCGAAATTTCTCCGAGTGTCATCACCCCTTTGTTCTTTAAAATGGATGTTAGAATATTGACTTGTAAAGGGGTGAACTTTTCCAGGATCCCTTTTAGGTAAAACTCGTTCTGGAAAGTCTCCATGAGGCCCAAAATTGTCGATTTTTTGTCCTTTCCCGGGATCTTTTGGATGTTCCAAAGGCTTGCGATTTTTTTGATCTCGTTGAGATCGAGTTTCTCTAACTCTTGGTACAGGACAGTTTCTTGGCTCATGGGTGCGATTTGATAAGTTTTTGTTTGAGACCTATTCCTGCAACTCTATTTCAATTGCAGAAGCGAAGGGGATTTTCTCGTTTCCAATCCCGATTTAGGTCTCAAACTAGGGCGTATGGATTCCCTTTCTGAACTTGTTTCTTTTGGTTGGCAATCAAGCCTTCGAGTCGCTCATTCCAGTTTTGTGTTCACTTCCAAGGCGATAGGGATTCTCACCCAGCTAGCGAAAGGACAACCCAATCACAGAGACATTGCGATCACCCTAAGAGAAGCATTTGCAAACCTTGGTGCCACCTACATCAAATTAGGTCAGTTCATAGCCAGTGCCCCTTCCCTCTTTCCCAAAGAGTATGTAGAGGAAATGCAGGCCTGTTTGGATTCTGTCCGCCCCGTTGCCTTCCGGGACATACGATCCTCCGTAGAACGGGAATTGGGTGGAAAATTAGAATCGTTATTCCATAGTTTTGAAGAATCTCCTCTAGCCTCTGCCTCCATTGCACAAGTCCATGCGGCCGTCACCAAAGAAGGTCTTGATGTCGTTGTCAAGGTCCAGAGGCCTGATGTCCACCTAACGTTAAAAACTGATATGCAGATTTTAGGAATCCTTACTAAAATTTTGGAGTTCATTGCACCTGAATTTAAAAAATCCGGACTTACTGCAATGTTTGATGAATTCCAAATTTCTATTTTACAAGAAATTGATTTTATCCAAGAAGCAAAGAATATTGAAGAGTTTGAAGAATACTTATTACGAGTGAAAGAATCTAGAGCCAGAGTTCCCCGAGTTTATCATACTCTTTCCACAAAAAAAGTTTTGACCATGGAACGATTCTATGGTGTCCCCATTACCGACGAAGCGGGTCTACGGAAATTCACAAACAATCCAAGAAAGGTTTTAAGTGATGCACTCGAGATTTGGTTTTCTTCTTTATCCAACCAAGGTTTTTTTCATGCGGATGTCCATGCAGGAAACTTAATGATTCTAAAGGATGGAACCATTGGTTTTATTGACTTTGGAATTGTGGGTAGGATCTCTCCTAAAATCTGGAAGGGACTTATGTTATTTACCCAAGGAATTGGAATTGGTGAACCTACATTAGTGGCTCAAGGTTTGGTCGAAATGGATTCAACTGATAGCGGTGTAAACCCTACGCTACTTGCAAAAGAATTAGATTCAGTTTTTAATGAATTAGAATCAGTTTATGTTCATTTGACCGACAATGAGATGTTTGACGAATCCAGGGTAAATCGAATCATGTATGACATGAAGGAAATAGCCGAAAAAAATGGATTAAAAATCCCAAGAGAGTTCGCTCTCCTCATGAAACAAATGTTATACTTTGATCGTTATGTAAAATCCATGGCTCCTGAAATCAACCTATTCCGCGACTCACAGAAATTTGCAATCTCGTAAACCAAAAACATGACAATACAAGATTTAAAAATTGGAGAAACAGCGGAGATAGTTTCTTTGGATTCTAAACTACTTCCCAAACCCATGTTAACTGAGTTACTAGAACTCGGCTTTTTCCCAGGTGCAGTAATCACACTCAAACACAAATCATTGTTACTTGGTAAAATGGTTTGTACCTTGAGCGGAACAACCATTGCTTTACGAATCAATGATGGGAATGCAATAGAAATTAAATTAAGACAAACATGAAAGAAAAACGAATTTATTTAGTTGGAAATCCCAATTGCGGAAAATCAACTCTCTTTAACCAACTTACAGGCCTCAAACAAAAAACCGGAAACTTTAGTGGAGTCACAGTCGAAAAAAGAGAAGGCATCCTAAGCTTAGATGATTCTGACTGGATTATCACCGACTTACCAGGGACATACGGTCTTGGTGGAATTGCAGAAGATAAAAAAATTGCCTACGAAATTTTACTTTCTAGAAAACCGGAAGAACAAGTCATTTATGTTTTGGATGCTTTAAACTTAGAGCGGGGTCTTCAGTTTTTACTTCAAATCATTGATATGGGAGTTCCTGCAATAGTGGTACTTACCATGAAAGATGTTTTAGAAAAAAAAAGAATCCAATTGGATCTCGAAAAACTAAAAAAATCGATAGGACTCCAATTTATTTTGGTAAATGCAAAATCGGGTGAAGGAATTGATACCTTAAAAGAAGTATTAAAAAACCCAAATAGTTTTCAGAAACGCACTCGTTTATGGACTTGGGGATCGAAAGAGGAATCTTTTTTAACCTTAGCAAAACGAAAGCTCGGAATTACAACAAACGAAGCAGAATTCTTTTTGTCTCAATCTCTAAAATATATAAATAAAGATCCACATTTAAGTGAAGAACGTTATTTCTCTAAGTTTCCCGAAGATACAAAACACTGGTTACGAACAGAGGTAGAGGGAAAAGGTTTTTCCTTTTATTACCAAGAAGAAATGATTTATCGGTCTTTCTTTATTAAAAAAGTTTTGGCAGATGTGATTACATATCCGAAATCCACTCCTGGTAGTTGGGAAGAAAAATTGGATTTAGTTTTATTACATCCAATTTTTGGATTTGTATGTTTTTTTCTTTTGATGGGACTTCTTTTCCAAAGTTTATTTAGTTTTGCCGAACTTCCTATGGACCTCATAGAATCAGGGATCACAAACTTACAATTGTTTGTGGAATCTTTCTTAAGTGAAGGTCTATTCAGATCTTTGGTGGCCGAAGGAATTATTGGAGGAGTGGGAAGTGTGATTGTTTTTATTCCTCAAATTGCTCTTCTCTTTTTATTTATCGGAATATTAGAAGAGTCAGGTTATTTAGCCCGCGCCAGTTTTTTAATGGATCGGATTATGGGTAAATTTGGTCTCTCTGGAAAATCCTTTATCCCTTTGTTATCTTCTGCGGCCTGTGCGGTTCCTGCAATCCTTGGAACAAGAACCATCGAAAATAAATCTGACCGTTTTACAACGATTATGGTGTCACCACTTGTGATGTGTTCCGCAAGGTATCCGGTATATATTTTAATTGTGGGAACAGTATTTAGTTTTCCACCTGTATTTGGAATTTTTAATATCCAGGGGTTTGTTTTGTTCTCAATGTTTTTTTTGGGAATGATCACTAGTTTTGGATTTGCTTTACTCTTTCGCAAAACCGTATTCAAAGAAGTTGCTTCCTATTTTGTGATGGAACTTCCAAGATACAACATTCCTTCTATAAAAAGTTTATTTCATACAGTTTATGGAAAGGTAAAATCATTTTTATCTACTGCAGGTCAGATCATTCTATATATTTCTGTGCTTCTTTGGTTTTTAAGCCACTTCCCTGCTGAATATAAAAATAACGAATGGAAAACTAGTCCCATAGAAAGTTCTTATATTGGAACGGTCGGGAAGGTTATGGAACCTGCAATTGAACCTCTTGGTTTTGATTGGAAAATTGGGATTTCCATTATCACTTCCTTTGCTGCCAGAGAAGTGATGGTCTCCACCTTAGCGGTATTATATGGATCGGAAGAAAACGAAGAAGGTGAATCATTACGCTCCACACTTCGTACAGAAACAAGAGCAGATGGAACTCTCGTTTGGACGCCACTTTCTGGTCTTTCTCTTCTAGTATTTTTTGCCTTTGCGAGCCAATGTATGTCCACCCTTGCTGTTACCAAAAAAGAAACAGGGACTATATTTTGGCCGATCGTACAATTTTTATATATGACAACTCTTGCCATTACCGCCTCGTTTCTAATTTTCCAATTGGGAAAAATTTTAGGATTTTCTTAATTTGCCGACAATGAAGGAAAGAAGGGCAACTTGGATTTTAAAATTGGCACAAAAACTTTAACTAGAAAATCAGAACCATATCTGGTAGCAGAAATCGGCCTAAACCATAATGCCGACATGGAAATTGGAAAACGAACGATCGCAAAAGCCAAAGAGTCCGGAGCCCATGCGGTCAAATTCCAAACCTACCGAACCGAAGAGTTTATCGATGAGTCGAATCCCGATGTAAAGTTTCTTTTTGATATATTTAAAACTTATGAATTGAATGAAACCGAACACCTAGAATTGCAAAAGACTGCTCTTGATTTAGGACTCGACTTTTTTTCCACTCCTCTTTGTGAATCCGCAGTAGATCTGTTATGTGGACTGAATGTTCCTATTCTAAAAATAGCATCTGGTGATATTGTCAACCTACCCTTACTTAAAAAATCAGTCCAATCAGGAAAACCACTAATCGTATCCACAGGGGCTGCTTTACCCGAAGAAGTGACGAGAGCTATTTCATTTTTTCAAAATAACCAAACGGAAGTTTGTTTACTCCATTGTGTGTCCATGTATCCCACTCCCTTAAACAAAGTAAACCTTCAGTCCATTCCTTTCTATTTAGATACAACTGATTATGTGGTAGGATTTAGTGACCATTCCGATGGAACTATGGCTTCTTCTGCTGCTTGTGCTTTAGGAGCCGTTGTTTTTGAAAAACACTTCACTTTGGATCGAAACCTAGAAGGGCCCGACCATGGAATTTCTATGGATCCAATTATGTTTTCAAAACTTGCCAATGACTTAAAACAAAGTTTTGAAATGGGTGGGAAGTATGGTAAAAACGCTCATTCAGAAGAAACCAGTGGTTGGTTTTATGGCAGACGGTCTTTATACAAAAAAGGTAGTTCTATTTTGAGCCTAAGGCCAGCATTACACACGAAAGATAAAAATGTTTTGGATTCTTGGGAGATCGATAGAGTGGGAAATCCTTCTGGAATACCAGAAGGACCGGTCCGTTTATCACCTACTTCTAAGTAGGTGATAAATTCAAATTACATTTTTTGGATGATTTGTTCGAGGAGTGTTTTTAGAAAAATTGGATTTGGAGTTCCACTTTCAATCTTTCTATCATTGACATAAAGGGAAGGAGTGGATTGAATATTTAACTTTTCTGCTTCATCAATTTCAGAATTCAATTGGTTTTGTGCTTCTTTGGATGCCATACATGCCTTCAATGAATTCACATTAAGTCCTATCGAATTTGCTAAATTCACTACACTAGATCCAGAGTGAGCCACACCTTTTTCTAAGTTATCATAAAGTCCACGATACATAGGTTCGAACTTTCCTTGTTTGTCAGCACAAATAGCAGCAATGGCAGCGACGCAGGAAGAGGCATCAGGTCTTGGTTGTTGCATCAGACGGTTACAAGTTCCATCTAATGGGAAGTTTTTATAAACCACTCGAACCATTCCATCATATTCGGAAAGCACCGTATGTAAGATATGGCTTGTATGCAAACAATGACCGCAGTTGTAGTCTGCATACTTAACAATAGTTATAGGTGCATCCTTTTTACCAATAAAAGGGGAACCTGCCACTTGGATTCCGAGAGTTGGTTCTTGAAAATATACAGCAATTTTAGATTGGATTTCTTTTGAGTCCATTCCTCTTGAAGTTGCTAAGGTATTGGAATTAGATCCGCTGACCCACATTTTGCTTGATGCATATCCCAACGAAAAACTAAAAAAATAAACGAGACCTAAAGTTGTGATCCCTTCTTTGATTGCCACAGGGAAATTAAGTTTTGGTTTTCCTTCTGTTTTCCAAAGTAAAAACAAAATACCAAGTAAAGCTATTGTTACAATATAAGTAACAAAACAAAGTTGGCAAATGGTTCCGATGATACCCACCGAAATTCCAAAGAGAACCAAGTCAAGAATCAATCCCAAAACTAAAACTGGAAACAGGAGAGAAATGAACTTAGAAACTTCTTCGTTTGATTTGGCTCTGGTCACCAAAAAGAAAGAATAAGCTAACAATCCATAAAAACCAAATCCAAGTAAGGCAATGGGTACGTTCCCTAAAAAAGGAACTCCAGGAATTGCCGAATAAGCACTCTCTGCTACCTTTAAACAAGAGTCACCACCACCTAACGCGGAGCATGCGGAATTGGCTATGTTTTCGGTTCCAACGCCAAAGTATTCGATTGCCAATAGGAAAGAGACAATGAGTCCAATGACTCCACCGATCACTCCTGCTAATGCTAAATTCTTACGATTCATCAATTTTCATTCCTCTTCTTACTTAGAATCCTGATACTTTCTTTTAGGTCCAATTTTCCTTCATAAATGGCTTTTCCAGTAATAGCTCCAAAGAGTTTTCCTTTAGAAGCTTCATACAAATCCACTAAATCCTGCGTTGAAGAGACCCCACCCGAAGCGACAAGTTGCAAATCGGGGAATAAGGATAACAACTCCAAATACACCGCAGTGTTTGGTCCCGCCATCATTCCATCTTTTGATATGTCTGTAAAGATCACATGGCGGATTCCCATTCCATACATAGTTTTTAAAAATTCAGTATATTTAATTCCAGAATTGGTCTCCCAACCTTTGGTTCGAACCAATCCGTCTTTGGCATCCACACCAATCACGATGCGATCCTGGCCAAAAATTTTTAAACCCTCTTCTACAACTTTTGGGTCTTCGACAGCAACAGTTCCTAAAATGAATCGAGTTACCCCTAACCCATCATAAAATTTCATATTTTCAAGAGAACGAATCCCACCGCCTAATTCTAATTCTACGGAACAATTGTCTTTGATTTTACGGATTGCTTTTTCATTTTCTGACTTTCCGGTTTTGGCTGCGTTTAAATCCACAATGTGGATGAGAGTGGCACCTTGTTCTTCAAACACTTGGATCATTTTTTCCGGTTCAGAAGAATACACAGTTTTTTTGGAATAATCGCCCTGGAGTAAACGTACGGCTTCGTTATCTAAAAGATCAATCGCAGGTAATACTAACATATTAAAGTTCTATAAAATTTTTAAGGATTCCGAGTCCCGTTGTATCTGATTTTTCTGGATGGAACTGGGTTCCAAACACAGTTTCTTTTTCCACAACAGCAGGAAAAGACTCTCCATAATAATGACAGTTAGCTGTGATATCCATTCTATCTACACCAACGGGCCGGTAAGAATGGATAAAATACATAAAAGATTCGTTAGGAATTCCTTTGAGTAATTTTGTATTTTTTGCTTTGATATCAAAAAGTTTGTTCCAACCCATGTGCGGAACTTTTAGATTTTGTTTTCCTTCAAACTTTCTAATTTTACCACGAATGAGTCCTAAACCGGGAATGGTGGTTCCTGTTTTGGATGTCTCATCTGAATCTTCAAATAACACTTGATATCCGATACAAATCCCAAGAAGTGATTTTTTAGCTTCTACATGTTCTTTTAAAACAGATGAGAATCCTGCTTCGTTTAAATTTTGCATTGCTTTATCAAAATGTCCGTCGCCCGGCAATATGATTTTATCTGCTTTTTTAACTGTTTCGATATCACTTGTAAATTGAAAATCACTTGTGTATAAAGAAACAGCCTTGAGTAAGGAATGGATATTCCCCATTCCAAAATCTAAAACTGCAATCACTCCAACATACCTTTGGTAGACGGGATTTGATCACTGGCAGCAGCATCAATGGCAATCGCTTGGCGTAATGCCTTACCTAGTCCCTTAAAAATGGACTCGTGGATGTGGTGGCGGTTTTCTCCATAGTGAACCACTACGTGTAAATTCATCTTGGCATTCAGAGCAAATTTTTGAAGGAACTCGAGTGTCAGTTCTGCATCGTAAATTCCGAATTTCCCATCCAAAGGTGGGCCCGTGTATTTAAAATAAAACCTTCCCCCAAGATCCACTGCAACAGTGGTCAGCACTTCATCCATGGGCAAAGTAAAATGACCATAACGAAAGATCCCTTTTTTGTCACCTAACTGGTTGTGGATCATTTGTCCCATAAGGATGGCAGTGTCCTCCACCGAGTGGTGGCAATCGATACCAATATCTCCTCGGAGTTTGAGGTTCATATCAATGAGGCCATGTTTGGAGATATGGGAGAGCATATGCTCAAAAAACGGGATTTCTGTATCGAACTGGTAAACCCCGGTGCCTCGGACGTTTAGGTCGAGCCGGATGTCTGTTTCGGATGTCTTTCTTGATTCCACCATATTCCTAGCATGTTTGGTAGAAAACCCAGGTGTCAAGAGAGAATGTGGGGAGGTTTAAGAGGCGAGGCTTAGAACCCCGGCCAAATCATACCCAACAAACACCCAGAAAAAATAAACCATGGCAATGACAGAAAAGATAAGAATGCGTTTCCAATGTTCCTTCAAAGAAGTCCCTCTATGGAAACCAACAACTACCCGAAAGATTCTTCTCAGTTTTTTAGGGAAATCCTATGGATTTTTTCAAACAAAGGAGAGAAACTTTTATTTCCCAAAACGTTGGTTGAACATACGTACAAGCTCCGAAATGGAATCTTCTACATACTTAAAGTGTTTGGGTTTCATAGGATCCAAGGGCATCATATCATGGATTTTTTTATAACGGTCAAATGACTCACGAATGTATTCCAAATATTTTTGGCTTGTGATTCCATACCGTTTGAATAGAGGTTCGTTCTCTAGGAACATCCTCTTGAAATCATCCGCATAGGTTCCATCGTTTAAGAAGTAGAAACGCAGGTCCGTTTTTGCCTGAGAAAAGGCGATATCAATATTGGTAATGAATTTTGAAGTTTTAGCTGTTTCGGGACTAGTTTCTGGGCTCTGTTCAGACAATTTAGCGGCCGCTTGTTCGATCGCTTTTTGTTCCGAACTACGTTTTTCTTTTTCGAATTCTTTTGCTAATTTTTCGCGTTTGAGAACCTCTTCCACTGAGGATTTCTTGTCTACAGGCATGATTCCATTATCCTCATCTTAAGAGACTGTCAAGAAATTAGACGAAAAATTATTCTTTTGCCTTTCGTAAGGCGCAATTTACTAACCACTCACAACGCAAACAAATCGGATCCTCGGTGTTATACGTAGACGGAGGACAAATATTGGCATTTGCCACTTGCATTCCTTGTAAATAATTTATTATCGATGGCAGGTCTTTTTTAGAATCAATCTGACCGAGAACGTTTTCATTGATTTTTTTTTGATCAAGGAAAAGATCTTCAATGACTTGTGGTTTGGTTTTGGACTGGATTTTGGTCTCTCTAGGTGCTTCCCATTCCAATCCAGGAATATAAGGAAGACTTCCTGGTTTGATTTGTTTTTGAAACAGTTTGTAGAGGAGCAAAGCCGTAAGGGCTCCACCCAAATGGCAGGTGTTAGAGATCGCTCCATTTCCAATTTGAGAGATTAAGTATCCAATCACTAAGGAAACCCAAACCGCATTTTTTGCCTTCACAGGAAAAATAAACAGAAGCAGTTCCGCATTGGGATAAAAAATTCCAAAGAGAGCTAGGAGTCCAAAAAGAGCACCGGAAGCACCGATGGTTTGTGTGGTCATAGATTCTAATAAAGGAATGTTTCCACCTAACATTTCATTTAGATAGGCTGACAAAACTACAAAAATTCCAGCACCAATTTGGGAGGCAAAATACAAAATCGTAAATTTAGTTTTTCCAATGATAGGAATGATGTTGGATCCTAACATGTACATTCCATACATATTCACAAGTAAATGAAATGGAATCAGTTCTACCGCATGTAAAAATCCATATGTGAATACTTGCCAAACAGCTCCACCTAACACGAAATCAGGTGTTAATCCAAATCGATAGATCAACTGTTGGTTTGCAAAGTATTGGAGGAAAAAAATAAGACAATTGATTATGAGAATTACATTCAGGGGATGAAGGATGGGATTCCCAAATAAACTAGGACTCTGGCCTCGATTTCTAGACATGTAACCTCCAGAATTTAGATGGCTTGGAAAGAAACAAGGGAAATAAAAAAAGGGGGTATCCTTTCGGAAAGCCCCCCCGGGAGTGACTTAAGGTAAAATCAGGCAACAGACCCTACCTTGATTATCAATCACTACTACCATCGGAATTCCGGTGCTTACGCTTAATAGACCTGAGGAAAAAAATTAGGCGATTTTTGAAAGGGAATACAAAGCTTCCCTGTTCAGAATATCAATGCGGTTTTTGTCTACGGAAATGAATTCCCTTGCTTTGAGGTCAGAAAGTGCCCGAACCAATGTTTCCGTTTTGGTTCCGATAAAGGTAGCGAGGACATCTCGTGTCACTTTTAATTCCACTTGGTTTTTTCGACCTTGTGCATTGTCCAAAACGATCAGTATTTCTGCTAATTTTTCGTGAACCTGTTTGGTTCCCAGAGAAACCACATGTTCCTCCATTTCCTGCCATTCCTTTGCCATTTGTCTGAAAACTTCTTTTTGGAAGTTGATATCATCGGCAACTAAGGCTTCGATAAGGACACCTGTGATGTAACAAGCATGGGTGTCTTCTACAGCGATCACATTATGGTGAGAAATTGAATCGGATATACAATCCCGAAATCCAACCCAGTCCCCAGGACCACTGAGACGTAAGGTTTGTTCCTTCCCGCTAGCGAGTTGGACATAACTGCGAACAAGACCCGACTTGATAAAGAAAAAACCATCGGCTTTGACCCCAGAAGTCACTAAGTGTTTTCCCCTAGGAAAAATGGTAAAGTCCTTACCCTCATTGATTCTTTCTATGGTTTCATGTGCAGCACAATGCAGAACATTGTGATTTTTATAATCACAAGCAAAACAGTCAGGATTGAGAGGAAGTTCGGCCATTTTAGTTTTGATCTAACCTCTTAAAAAATCCTTGTCGAGTCATAAATTTAGAAGTCTTCTAAATTTTTCATTTGCCGGTAAACTTTGGTTCCCGCTTTTCTAGGATACTTTTTATCGTCTCTTTAAAGTCGTCCGAAATAAAGTTGCGGGCTTGCGATTCTGCTTCTTTTTTTAGCGCGGAATCGAGTTGTTTCCAGGAATATAAATTTTTCTTTAACTCTTGTAAGGCGAGTGGCGCAGCTTTGGATAATGATAAGGCAAGGTCCATTGCACGAGAATACACTTCTGATTTGGGAACACTGTCAAGAGCGAGGCCACAAGTTTTTGCAAACTTACCATCAAACGTTTCTCCCGTGAGTAACAACCTACCTCCTAAACTTTTTCCGAGTAGTTCAGGAGATAAAAAACTAGAACCCATACCTGGATGGATCCCAAGTCGTACAAAATTAAAGGAGTACTTTCCTTCCTCTGCAAAAATTCTCAGATCACAACCAAAGGTTAGGGATAAACCAGCACCAATGGCATGTCCATTGACTGCAGCAATGACAGGAACGGGAAGTTTACGAACAGATAAAAAGAAACCGTAAAACTTTCTCATATCACGTCTGTTTTGCGAAAATGTTTTTTCAGAAAAGGATCGTAATAAATTTAAGTCTCCGCCAGCACAAAATACATCGTTACGGCCAGAGATGATTACAGCTCGAGGTAGGACTTTTTCTTTTTTAATGGAATGGATTAGGTCTGCGAACTCTTCCCCCATTTTCCAAGTCATGGAATTGCGAGAGGTAGGATTGTTTAAGAAGATGGAAACGATTTTTCCATCTTCGGTTTCACGGGATTCAATTTCTAGGAATTCATACTCTTTGGATTCAAATCGCGATTTCATCTATCTGAAAGGATTCGTACCAGGCTTTATCTTGTAAAGATAAAGGTTTATTCCCGATCTCCATATTTTCAAAGTAATTGAGTAGAATTTCTAGGTGTTGGGTTTCCAAATTTTCATTGGGAAGAGCCGCATCGATCCCTTTGCTTACTAAAGCTTCTGCTCTAATTTTGTCTTTGTAATGGTCCGGTTTTCCACTAAAGATCAAATGAGCAGAGATTAGGTCAAATCGGATGGTATCCACAATTCTTTGGAGTGACTCTTCCGATTCTAAAAAATAACGTGAGGCCACTTCGGTTTGAAAATAATCTCCCCAAGTGATGAGGTCAGGAACTGATCCTGTGCGTTCCAAAATTTTCTTTTGGGTTTCCTCATCTGTATATAACGAACCCGCGAATCGTTCTACAATGACAAACAATTCGGTTAGGATAGCTAATTTCTCCGGACTGAGAAGCCCTTGTCGGATCATTGGCATAAGTTCAGGATTGACTTGTTTTGGGAGAGTTAGTTCCATATACTTCCCATTTCGGCGAATTCTGTAGTTTCCTAGCACATTTTCCTCACTTGAAAATCGATTTTAGCCTCAAAGAAATCGATAATTTTAGTATGGCGATCGGCAGAACAGATTCGATGCAGGAACTCATAACGATCTTAGAATCGTTATTTGAAGAAACTATCATTGGGTCAGATGTCAATATTGTAAAACACCTCTTTTACTACCTGAAGGCCGATAACAGAGAATTTGAATTTATCTACGAAGAAGACACTCTTGTCGCTGCTGTGGAAGAAATTGAATCCCATACAGTCACCTTAATGATTCCCGATTTAGTAGAACAAGGATCGAGGCGAGCTAGAGTTCGATTTGAAGTGATGAATATCAACTACCAATTTGAGGTAGTGATTCTTGATATCCAAAAAGAAAAAATCGTAATAAAAACTCCGACTGAGTTACAGTCTTACCAACTCAGGACAAACAAACGGATCCCAGTAGACGATTTGTTTATGAACTTCATTATTTTATTTCGAAGTTTGACAGGTGGATCTCGCGAAGTAGGAAAAAACCTCTATGCGGAAAGCCGGTTTCCTCACCTAATGAAGGAAGTGCGAAAGGATCGCCCCGATAGCAAACTCATTAACGTAATGTTAACGGAAGCTATCGAAAGGATTTCAAAAGACTACGAAATTCATTTTTTCGAACCAGAAGAAAAACTGAATGAATATGAAGACTTTGTAAAAAAAACCATCCTTCGTACTGGTAAATCCATTTATATTCCGGATT
This portion of the Leptospira terpstrae serovar Hualin str. LT 11-33 = ATCC 700639 genome encodes:
- a CDS encoding ABC1 kinase family protein yields the protein MDSLSELVSFGWQSSLRVAHSSFVFTSKAIGILTQLAKGQPNHRDIAITLREAFANLGATYIKLGQFIASAPSLFPKEYVEEMQACLDSVRPVAFRDIRSSVERELGGKLESLFHSFEESPLASASIAQVHAAVTKEGLDVVVKVQRPDVHLTLKTDMQILGILTKILEFIAPEFKKSGLTAMFDEFQISILQEIDFIQEAKNIEEFEEYLLRVKESRARVPRVYHTLSTKKVLTMERFYGVPITDEAGLRKFTNNPRKVLSDALEIWFSSLSNQGFFHADVHAGNLMILKDGTIGFIDFGIVGRISPKIWKGLMLFTQGIGIGEPTLVAQGLVEMDSTDSGVNPTLLAKELDSVFNELESVYVHLTDNEMFDESRVNRIMYDMKEIAEKNGLKIPREFALLMKQMLYFDRYVKSMAPEINLFRDSQKFAIS
- a CDS encoding N-acetylneuraminate synthase family protein, yielding MDFKIGTKTLTRKSEPYLVAEIGLNHNADMEIGKRTIAKAKESGAHAVKFQTYRTEEFIDESNPDVKFLFDIFKTYELNETEHLELQKTALDLGLDFFSTPLCESAVDLLCGLNVPILKIASGDIVNLPLLKKSVQSGKPLIVSTGAALPEEVTRAISFFQNNQTEVCLLHCVSMYPTPLNKVNLQSIPFYLDTTDYVVGFSDHSDGTMASSAACALGAVVFEKHFTLDRNLEGPDHGISMDPIMFSKLANDLKQSFEMGGKYGKNAHSEETSGWFYGRRSLYKKGSSILSLRPALHTKDKNVLDSWEIDRVGNPSGIPEGPVRLSPTSK
- the feoB gene encoding ferrous iron transport protein B; amino-acid sequence: MKEKRIYLVGNPNCGKSTLFNQLTGLKQKTGNFSGVTVEKREGILSLDDSDWIITDLPGTYGLGGIAEDKKIAYEILLSRKPEEQVIYVLDALNLERGLQFLLQIIDMGVPAIVVLTMKDVLEKKRIQLDLEKLKKSIGLQFILVNAKSGEGIDTLKEVLKNPNSFQKRTRLWTWGSKEESFLTLAKRKLGITTNEAEFFLSQSLKYINKDPHLSEERYFSKFPEDTKHWLRTEVEGKGFSFYYQEEMIYRSFFIKKVLADVITYPKSTPGSWEEKLDLVLLHPIFGFVCFFLLMGLLFQSLFSFAELPMDLIESGITNLQLFVESFLSEGLFRSLVAEGIIGGVGSVIVFIPQIALLFLFIGILEESGYLARASFLMDRIMGKFGLSGKSFIPLLSSAACAVPAILGTRTIENKSDRFTTIMVSPLVMCSARYPVYILIVGTVFSFPPVFGIFNIQGFVLFSMFFLGMITSFGFALLFRKTVFKEVASYFVMELPRYNIPSIKSLFHTVYGKVKSFLSTAGQIILYISVLLWFLSHFPAEYKNNEWKTSPIESSYIGTVGKVMEPAIEPLGFDWKIGISIITSFAAREVMVSTLAVLYGSEENEEGESLRSTLRTETRADGTLVWTPLSGLSLLVFFAFASQCMSTLAVTKKETGTIFWPIVQFLYMTTLAITASFLIFQLGKILGFS
- a CDS encoding vitamin K epoxide reductase/DsbA family protein encodes the protein MNRKNLALAGVIGGVIGLIVSFLLAIEYFGVGTENIANSACSALGGGDSCLKVAESAYSAIPGVPFLGNVPIALLGFGFYGLLAYSFFLVTRAKSNEEVSKFISLLFPVLVLGLILDLVLFGISVGIIGTICQLCFVTYIVTIALLGILFLLWKTEGKPKLNFPVAIKEGITTLGLVYFFSFSLGYASSKMWVSGSNSNTLATSRGMDSKEIQSKIAVYFQEPTLGIQVAGSPFIGKKDAPITIVKYADYNCGHCLHTSHILHTVLSEYDGMVRVVYKNFPLDGTCNRLMQQPRPDASSCVAAIAAICADKQGKFEPMYRGLYDNLEKGVAHSGSSVVNLANSIGLNVNSLKACMASKEAQNQLNSEIDEAEKLNIQSTPSLYVNDRKIESGTPNPIFLKTLLEQIIQKM
- the hisH gene encoding imidazole glycerol phosphate synthase subunit HisH, yielding MIAVLDFGMGNIHSLLKAVSLYTSDFQFTSDIETVKKADKIILPGDGHFDKAMQNLNEAGFSSVLKEHVEAKKSLLGICIGYQVLFEDSDETSKTGTTIPGLGLIRGKIRKFEGKQNLKVPHMGWNKLFDIKAKNTKLLKGIPNESFMYFIHSYRPVGVDRMDITANCHYYGESFPAVVEKETVFGTQFHPEKSDTTGLGILKNFIEL
- the hisA gene encoding 1-(5-phosphoribosyl)-5-[(5-phosphoribosylamino)methylideneamino]imidazole-4-carboxamide isomerase, which encodes MLVLPAIDLLDNEAVRLLQGDYSKKTVYSSEPEKMIQVFEEQGATLIHIVDLNAAKTGKSENEKAIRKIKDNCSVELELGGGIRSLENMKFYDGLGVTRFILGTVAVEDPKVVEEGLKIFGQDRIVIGVDAKDGLVRTKGWETNSGIKYTEFLKTMYGMGIRHVIFTDISKDGMMAGPNTAVYLELLSLFPDLQLVASGGVSSTQDLVDLYEASKGKLFGAITGKAIYEGKLDLKESIRILSKKRNEN
- a CDS encoding FeoA family protein, which codes for MTIQDLKIGETAEIVSLDSKLLPKPMLTELLELGFFPGAVITLKHKSLLLGKMVCTLSGTTIALRINDGNAIEIKLRQT